One Leptolyngbya ohadii IS1 genomic window carries:
- a CDS encoding glycosyltransferase family 4 protein: MSLPFIIVPTIMRDQGETGVQTYFNSIADYLCSKGIGNCIATPFLHPKWIILPIFGIRRIIDPFSGSLSVWWYRYWHYLILKQVLKKELASLDTQDVVFFAQCPLSAKAALEVRTTKKQKVIMVVHFNVSQADEWMGKGKIKNNSWIYHQIKALESEVIPQVDKIIYVSAFMKKLVEANISEAAFIESAILPSFVVYPKTVPNKAVEGDLISIGTLETRKNHQYLLLVLAEAKKLGKCYSLTLVGDGPQRENLEKLAQDLDVYSQVTFTGFQANAASYLPYHRVYVHSASLDNRPISILEALACSLPILAPSVGGIPECFSDGAEGFYWSLDNPKMGAQKLIELLENPDTYSSMKQAAKNKFDTTFSCEEIGPKLLQHLVAYPDLA, from the coding sequence ATGTCTTTGCCATTTATTATTGTTCCAACTATAATGCGGGATCAAGGCGAAACAGGTGTTCAAACCTATTTCAATTCGATCGCAGACTATCTTTGTAGTAAGGGTATAGGGAACTGTATTGCGACACCCTTTCTACATCCTAAATGGATAATTCTCCCAATATTTGGCATTCGGAGAATCATTGATCCCTTTAGTGGAAGCTTAAGTGTTTGGTGGTATCGGTATTGGCATTATTTAATTCTTAAGCAAGTCTTAAAGAAAGAGCTAGCGTCTCTTGACACACAAGATGTAGTCTTCTTTGCACAATGTCCCCTATCTGCAAAAGCAGCTTTAGAGGTACGCACTACAAAGAAGCAAAAAGTGATTATGGTTGTTCACTTTAACGTCTCTCAGGCAGATGAATGGATGGGTAAAGGAAAAATCAAAAATAATAGCTGGATTTACCATCAAATTAAAGCACTAGAGTCAGAGGTCATTCCTCAAGTTGATAAAATAATTTATGTCTCTGCTTTCATGAAAAAGCTAGTTGAAGCCAATATTTCGGAGGCAGCATTTATTGAGTCAGCTATATTGCCTTCATTTGTTGTCTATCCAAAAACTGTTCCGAATAAGGCTGTAGAAGGTGATCTTATTAGTATCGGTACTTTAGAGACGCGAAAAAATCATCAGTATCTTTTGCTTGTGTTAGCTGAAGCCAAAAAGCTGGGTAAATGTTACTCACTCACTTTGGTTGGAGATGGTCCACAACGGGAAAACCTAGAAAAATTAGCTCAGGATTTAGATGTTTATAGCCAAGTAACATTCACCGGATTCCAAGCAAATGCTGCATCCTATCTTCCCTACCACCGCGTCTATGTACACAGTGCATCTTTGGATAATAGACCAATTTCTATCCTTGAAGCTTTAGCCTGTTCCCTTCCTATTTTGGCTCCTTCTGTAGGTGGTATTCCAGAGTGTTTCAGCGACGGAGCCGAGGGCTTTTACTGGTCCTTAGACAACCCAAAAATGGGAGCACAGAAATTGATTGAGCTTTTAGAAAACCCAGATACGTATAGTTCCATGAAACAAGCTGCAAAGAATAAGTTTGACACAACGTTTAGCTGTGAAGAAATTGGTCCTAAGCTGCTTCAACATTTGGTGGCTTATCCTGATCTGGCATGA